From Bacteroidales bacterium, one genomic window encodes:
- a CDS encoding ATP-binding protein has product MRKKNRQIRETLMFVLLLSVIWIAATVFVFFRYSSEKRFKEDMMNASLQSVNEHVAEILGDGNNYHFVPQDDRFFSSLDSSFKDIKRIYPDIRITIIESNGKVIYDSYEGAKSAQMQNHSSRPEFRDAMKSGNGFIVRRLSKTTSENYFYSATKIEHNLSIGKKIISAPYIVRSALPYSVSLQKTLSLGHSFVWFIAGMTLLLSLMAVLVIGRIRKDSEEIEYQHNKAMREEEEKIRIKKQLTNNINHELKTPVSGISLCLETMLRNPNMTEEQKHDFLAKSYSETQRLSSLLQDVSTITRMDEAPDMIKKERLYLSNIIREEVAAANQMIISRQHTAAGTSLNSDSSDNIPGSDKSAMIKIHLVNLESKPLVMYGNDSLLRSIFSNLLNNAISYSSGTEIYIKLVKETPDKYFFSLWDNGVGVDSEHLPHLFERFYRVDKGRSRKAGGTGLGLSIVKNAVIIHGGTITVNNYVPSGLQFDFSFKKQ; this is encoded by the coding sequence ATGCGGAAGAAAAATAGACAAATACGTGAAACGCTGATGTTTGTGCTGCTGCTATCTGTAATCTGGATAGCAGCTACCGTCTTTGTTTTTTTCCGGTATTCAAGTGAAAAGCGTTTTAAGGAGGATATGATGAATGCCTCTCTGCAAAGTGTAAATGAGCATGTTGCAGAAATTCTCGGCGACGGTAATAATTACCATTTTGTTCCGCAGGATGATAGGTTTTTCTCCTCTTTGGATAGCAGCTTTAAAGATATAAAGAGAATTTATCCCGATATCCGCATCACAATTATTGAGTCTAATGGCAAAGTTATATATGATTCTTATGAGGGAGCCAAATCTGCCCAAATGCAGAATCACTCATCAAGGCCTGAATTCAGAGATGCAATGAAAAGCGGAAATGGCTTTATTGTGAGGAGATTATCAAAAACCACATCAGAAAATTATTTTTACTCCGCAACAAAAATTGAGCATAATTTATCTATCGGGAAAAAGATAATCAGCGCTCCATATATAGTAAGGAGCGCTCTGCCCTACTCTGTTTCTCTGCAAAAGACTTTGAGCCTTGGTCACTCGTTTGTTTGGTTTATTGCCGGCATGACGTTGCTGCTTAGCCTTATGGCCGTGCTGGTTATAGGGCGCATCAGAAAAGATTCTGAGGAAATTGAGTATCAGCATAATAAGGCAATGCGGGAGGAAGAAGAAAAAATCAGAATAAAGAAGCAGCTCACAAATAATATTAATCATGAACTTAAAACTCCTGTCAGCGGCATAAGTCTTTGCCTGGAGACAATGCTGCGCAATCCAAATATGACGGAGGAGCAGAAGCATGATTTTCTTGCAAAGAGTTACTCGGAAACGCAGAGACTCAGCTCTTTACTGCAAGATGTTTCTACTATTACCCGCATGGATGAGGCACCTGATATGATTAAAAAAGAGAGACTTTATTTGAGCAATATTATCAGAGAAGAAGTTGCAGCTGCTAATCAAATGATTATTTCCAGGCAACATACTGCTGCCGGGACATCCTTAAACTCAGATAGTTCCGATAATATTCCAGGCTCTGATAAATCTGCAATGATTAAAATTCACCTGGTTAATTTAGAGAGCAAGCCGCTTGTAATGTACGGCAATGACTCTCTGCTGCGCTCAATTTTCAGCAATCTGTTAAACAATGCAATTTCATATTCATCTGGAACTGAAATATATATCAAATTAGTAAAAGAGACTCCCGATAAATATTTCTTCTCATTATGGGACAACGGGGTTGGCGTAGATAGTGAGCATCTGCCACATTTGTTTGAGCGTTTCTACAGAGTAGACAAAGGACGTTCCCGCAAGGCCGGCGGAACAGGACTTGGGCTATCCATTGTTAAAAATGCCGTTATAATTCACGGCGGCACAATCACAGTAAACAATTACGTACCAAGCGGTTTGCAATTTGATTTTTCTTTTAAGAAGCAATAA
- a CDS encoding response regulator transcription factor, whose protein sequence is MDKIRILVVDDEATLCQAIKFNLEVEGYAADTALSAEDVLKRPAAELTQYSLILLDVMMGEISGFKMAQILKSRPETSKIPIIFCTAKDTEDDMVAGLDMGADDYISKPFTIRTLLARVKSVLRRTSPHADIHNDLLDYETIHINLNNKTCTVDGNELVLTKKEFEVLVLLLENRNKVLSREEILSKVWGDDVVVVNRTIDVTITRLRKKIEPYGDCIVTRYGYGYIFEEREK, encoded by the coding sequence ATGGACAAAATCAGAATATTGGTTGTAGATGATGAGGCTACTCTGTGCCAGGCAATTAAGTTCAACCTGGAAGTTGAAGGTTATGCCGCTGATACGGCTTTAAGCGCAGAGGATGTTCTTAAAAGGCCGGCGGCTGAACTCACACAATATTCTCTTATTCTGCTGGATGTGATGATGGGAGAGATTAGCGGCTTTAAGATGGCTCAGATTCTTAAATCCAGACCGGAAACCTCAAAGATTCCCATTATATTTTGCACGGCAAAAGACACAGAAGATGATATGGTTGCGGGGCTGGATATGGGAGCCGATGACTACATTTCCAAACCATTTACAATCAGGACATTGCTTGCACGCGTAAAAAGCGTTTTGAGAAGAACGTCTCCGCACGCCGATATCCATAATGACCTGCTGGATTATGAGACTATTCATATAAACCTTAATAATAAAACTTGTACTGTTGACGGTAATGAGCTGGTGCTCACAAAGAAAGAGTTTGAAGTTCTTGTCCTGCTCTTAGAAAACAGAAATAAAGTCTTATCCAGGGAAGAGATACTTTCTAAAGTATGGGGAGATGACGTTGTGGTTGTAAACCGCACTATTGATGTGACTATCACAAGATTGCGCAAGAAGATAGAACCATACGGAGATTGCATTGTCACCCGCTATGGTTACGGATACATTTTTGAGGAGAGAGAGAAATAA
- a CDS encoding RNA methyltransferase, whose product MQLSNKQIKDIRALQRKKFRQETGLFVVEGEKLVEEALHSGFNVRDVYKSSEIGDECMARISSLSTPSPILAVVEQNKQPEIKAFIASLLNNSNECSEEKFPLCLGLDSVKDPGNLGTIIRLADWYGINAIFASEDTVELYNPKTVQATMGAIFRTTAIYSNLAETVKEFENAGLPVYGTFLDGTLILGNNCNQSSCNSSTNYIKKRGLVIMGSESFGISKEIENLIPAENKLYIPSFGKDGKMKPRKEFATSESLNVATATAVICQEFRR is encoded by the coding sequence ATGCAATTGTCAAACAAGCAAATAAAAGATATACGCGCACTCCAGCGGAAGAAATTCAGGCAGGAGACAGGCCTATTTGTGGTTGAGGGTGAGAAACTTGTGGAGGAGGCGCTGCATTCAGGCTTTAATGTAAGAGATGTGTATAAATCTTCTGAGATTGGAGATGAGTGCATGGCGCGCATAAGTTCACTTTCTACCCCTTCACCTATTCTTGCAGTAGTTGAGCAAAATAAACAGCCTGAGATTAAAGCATTTATAGCGTCGTTGTTAAATAACTCCAATGAGTGTTCAGAGGAAAAATTCCCGCTTTGTTTAGGTCTCGACAGTGTAAAGGACCCGGGAAATCTTGGAACAATAATCAGATTGGCAGACTGGTATGGCATTAACGCAATCTTTGCATCTGAAGATACAGTAGAGCTTTATAATCCAAAAACAGTACAAGCCACCATGGGCGCAATATTCAGAACTACAGCCATATATAGTAATCTTGCGGAGACTGTAAAGGAGTTTGAAAATGCCGGTTTGCCAGTTTACGGAACCTTTCTGGATGGAACTCTCATCTTGGGAAACAACTGCAATCAAAGCAGTTGCAACAGCTCAACTAATTATATAAAAAAGCGCGGATTGGTAATTATGGGGAGCGAGTCTTTTGGAATCTCCAAAGAGATTGAAAATCTGATACCTGCAGAAAATAAATTATACATCCCATCATTTGGAAAAGACGGCAAAATGAAGCCGCGCAAAGAATTTGCAACCTCAGAGTCTCTTAACGTTGCAACCGCAACAGCCGTTATCTGTCAGGAATTCAGAAGATAA
- a CDS encoding arginine decarboxylase, giving the protein MKNKYIDLVEQSFDWPQDEFRVEDDNLLFHEIPMMDIIEQYGTPLKLTYLPKISSQIQRAKRMFNVAMAKVDYKGSYNYCYCTKSSHFSFILEEALKNDIFLETSSAFDINLIDSLYDEGKLKEDMTIVCNGFKKDTYIENISEKINGGWKNIIPVMDNMGEFDDLDSHIKVPAKLGIRIASEEEPKFEFYTSRLGIRYSDILPFYKAKLAKSKKFTLKMLHFFINTGIRDNAYYWNELAKCVNVYCDLRAICPELDSLNIGGGFPIKNSLVQDYEYEYMTEEIVSQIKNICKSRGVAEPNIFTEFGSFTVGESGATIFQVLDCKQQNDRERWYMVDSSFMTTLPDTWGIKQRFILLPINKWNCEYQRVFLGGLTCDSQDYYNAEAHANAIFLPVVEGRHDEEPLYIGFFHTGAYQESIAGYGGIQHCLQPAPKHVIIDRDEHGEYFTKLFSKEQSYKSMLKILGY; this is encoded by the coding sequence ATGAAAAACAAGTACATAGATTTGGTTGAGCAGTCTTTTGACTGGCCGCAGGATGAATTTAGAGTAGAAGATGACAATCTTTTGTTCCATGAAATTCCAATGATGGATATCATTGAACAATATGGAACTCCTTTGAAACTCACCTATTTGCCAAAGATATCCAGCCAGATTCAGAGGGCAAAAAGAATGTTTAACGTTGCCATGGCCAAGGTCGATTACAAAGGCTCTTACAACTATTGCTACTGCACAAAAAGCTCTCATTTTTCATTTATTCTAGAAGAGGCGCTTAAGAATGACATATTCCTGGAGACATCTTCTGCATTTGATATCAATCTTATTGATTCTCTGTACGATGAGGGAAAATTGAAAGAGGATATGACAATTGTCTGCAACGGTTTTAAAAAGGATACTTACATAGAAAACATATCTGAAAAAATTAACGGCGGATGGAAGAATATTATCCCGGTTATGGATAATATGGGTGAGTTTGATGACCTTGATTCACATATAAAAGTTCCCGCCAAGCTGGGGATAAGAATTGCATCTGAGGAGGAGCCAAAATTTGAATTTTACACAAGCCGGCTGGGCATAAGGTATTCAGATATACTCCCTTTCTATAAGGCAAAACTTGCTAAAAGCAAGAAGTTTACATTAAAGATGCTGCACTTCTTCATCAACACCGGAATTAGGGATAATGCCTATTATTGGAATGAGCTGGCAAAGTGCGTGAATGTATATTGTGACTTGCGCGCAATATGTCCGGAACTTGATTCTCTAAACATCGGAGGCGGCTTCCCTATCAAAAATTCTCTTGTTCAGGATTACGAATATGAGTACATGACTGAGGAGATTGTATCCCAAATAAAAAATATTTGCAAGTCCCGCGGAGTTGCGGAACCAAACATTTTTACAGAATTTGGAAGTTTTACAGTTGGAGAAAGCGGCGCAACTATTTTTCAGGTTTTGGATTGCAAGCAGCAGAATGACAGAGAGCGCTGGTATATGGTTGACAGCTCATTTATGACCACATTGCCAGATACTTGGGGTATTAAGCAGAGGTTTATTTTGCTGCCTATAAATAAGTGGAACTGCGAATATCAACGTGTTTTCCTGGGAGGATTAACGTGCGATTCACAAGATTACTATAATGCTGAAGCTCATGCAAACGCCATCTTCCTTCCTGTTGTGGAGGGCCGTCATGATGAAGAGCCGCTGTATATTGGTTTCTTCCATACAGGTGCATACCAGGAGTCTATTGCCGGATACGGCGGAATTCAGCACTGTCTGCAACCCGCTCCAAAACACGTAATTATAGACCGGGACGAGCACGGCGAATACTTCACAAAACTATTTAGCAAAGAGCAGTCTTACAAGAGCATGCTAAAGATTTTAGGATATTAA
- a CDS encoding BamA/TamA family outer membrane protein, with protein MANTLQGYKVNLQGSTNSNGLFGISPTLSYYHKNLFRGGELFSVSVMGDFQFKPNSNVHSTELGISTSLSVPNFLLAPDSWFQSKTIPRTEIITAYSYQKRPEYTRNIISASYGYTWTAYGKWFFKANLIQANIVKLYNLDSTFYNKLNDPFLRNSYKDHFDLGVGGNVYFTTDASTNPAHSFFYFRYALDLSGNLISLFDKNFAHNEYGEKLIWHSPYSQYYKMELSGVYTIKLGQNKSHMVAMRLLGGVGRGYGNSSVLPFEKLFWGGGAYDLRGWQPRTLGPGYAQIDTAWRISNQTGDIKLEANVEYRFPMFWILRGALFADAGNIWTFDRGTDSATGEKTDYAGIFRGKDFYKHIALDCGIGLRLDLSFALLRLDLGFKTFDPAASAWKGPGSWFKHNNFEFSFGIGYPF; from the coding sequence ATGGCAAATACTTTACAGGGTTATAAAGTTAATCTGCAAGGCTCCACAAATTCAAACGGGTTGTTTGGTATTTCCCCGACACTCTCTTATTATCACAAGAATTTATTTAGAGGAGGCGAGTTATTCTCAGTCAGCGTGATGGGTGATTTTCAGTTTAAACCTAACAGCAATGTTCACTCTACTGAGCTGGGAATCAGCACCTCTCTGAGTGTCCCGAATTTCCTTTTAGCTCCCGACAGCTGGTTTCAGTCTAAAACAATTCCTCGTACGGAAATAATAACCGCATATAGCTACCAAAAACGTCCGGAGTACACAAGAAACATTATATCTGCAAGTTACGGTTACACTTGGACTGCGTACGGCAAGTGGTTTTTCAAAGCAAATCTGATTCAGGCCAACATTGTAAAACTGTATAACCTGGACTCAACATTTTATAACAAGCTCAATGACCCATTCCTAAGGAACTCATATAAAGACCATTTTGACCTTGGAGTAGGTGGCAATGTCTACTTTACTACGGACGCATCTACAAATCCTGCACACAGTTTCTTTTATTTCAGATATGCGCTGGATTTGAGCGGCAACTTAATCAGCCTGTTTGACAAGAACTTTGCTCATAATGAATATGGAGAAAAACTGATATGGCACTCACCTTATTCTCAATATTACAAGATGGAACTGTCGGGAGTATATACAATCAAATTGGGACAGAACAAGAGCCACATGGTTGCAATGAGATTGCTTGGCGGAGTTGGCAGAGGCTATGGAAATTCATCCGTTCTTCCTTTTGAGAAATTATTCTGGGGCGGCGGAGCTTATGATTTAAGAGGCTGGCAGCCAAGGACTTTAGGCCCAGGTTATGCGCAAATAGATACGGCTTGGAGAATTTCAAACCAGACTGGAGATATTAAACTAGAGGCTAACGTTGAATATAGATTTCCAATGTTTTGGATTTTGAGGGGCGCACTGTTTGCTGATGCCGGAAATATTTGGACGTTTGACCGCGGCACAGATTCAGCCACAGGCGAGAAAACAGACTACGCCGGAATATTCAGAGGCAAAGACTTTTACAAGCATATCGCACTAGATTGCGGAATAGGTCTGAGGTTGGATTTGAGCTTTGCGCTGCTGCGCTTGGACCTTGGATTTAAGACATTTGACCCTGCGGCATCTGCTTGGAAAGGGCCAGGCAGCTGGTTCAAACACAACAATTTTGAATTCAGCTTTGGCATCGGCTATCCATTCTAA
- a CDS encoding carbohydrate-binding family 9-like protein, whose product MNKIVKSLMLLAALLSFGSVNARGIYVLNNQIDMNTKKIKAADKTLNTNKEVVRKTYKVKHVKFAAASPTFLQINKKFESEKIESAAVDVVNWPKANGDYKPVASFKIMYTDTDIYIQYNVKEKALKAVFDKDEGAQPWTDDCMEFFIKPSDNLEDSLYFNLEMNCIGHGLLGMGEGRKDRHNAQPEVMKMIRRFSTLGDSAFGIKEIEKENALASNRVKDNDVCITGDKLDEYEWTMVIVLPIKLICEDGVKALKGKKVMGNVYKCGDKMPQAHYLTWNPIGTPKPDYHRPEYFGYFKFEK is encoded by the coding sequence ATGAACAAAATAGTTAAATCATTAATGCTCCTTGCGGCGCTGCTTTCTTTTGGAAGCGTAAATGCAAGGGGCATTTATGTTCTTAATAACCAAATAGATATGAATACTAAAAAAATCAAGGCTGCTGACAAAACATTGAATACAAATAAAGAAGTTGTGCGCAAAACCTATAAAGTTAAACATGTGAAATTTGCTGCGGCTTCCCCTACTTTTTTGCAGATTAATAAAAAGTTTGAGAGTGAAAAAATAGAGTCCGCCGCAGTAGATGTTGTCAACTGGCCAAAGGCTAACGGAGATTACAAACCTGTCGCGAGCTTTAAGATAATGTACACGGATACAGACATTTATATCCAATACAACGTTAAAGAGAAAGCACTTAAAGCTGTATTTGATAAGGATGAGGGTGCGCAGCCTTGGACTGATGACTGTATGGAATTTTTTATTAAGCCGTCTGATAATTTAGAGGATTCTCTCTATTTTAATCTGGAAATGAACTGCATAGGTCATGGTTTGCTTGGCATGGGCGAAGGGAGAAAAGATAGGCATAATGCGCAGCCGGAAGTAATGAAAATGATTCGCAGATTCTCAACTTTGGGAGATAGCGCCTTTGGTATCAAAGAGATAGAGAAGGAGAACGCACTTGCATCTAATAGAGTTAAAGATAATGATGTGTGCATTACGGGAGATAAATTAGATGAGTATGAATGGACTATGGTGATAGTTCTCCCTATCAAATTAATATGCGAGGATGGCGTTAAAGCTCTGAAAGGCAAGAAGGTAATGGGCAACGTATATAAGTGCGGGGATAAAATGCCTCAGGCTCACTATCTTACATGGAATCCGATTGGAACTCCCAAACCGGATTATCACAGACCTGAATATTTCGGGTATTTTAAATTTGAAAAATAA
- a CDS encoding PIG-L family deacetylase — protein sequence MFLTSSFSKRYEKLPVTIFNEATDAAKIVVEDIIKKSQEKAKKGENLVLALASTSACLSVYDEMIKAVKAKKLSFKNIEVFDMDDYYPLDRNELQSHYRFIKECLVDEVDIPAKNVHYIKSNKMDDVQKYCKGFEDEIAKAGGIDVLITSNMGMNEPASAYNSETRMIALNYSSRVAAASDFFGVEDVPYYAITMGIATILKSKEIYFLAWGEGSGNAVKSLVEGEVDSMNPSSYLQEHKNIHVFIDNSASVKLTRIDTPWLTDKVEWTPYLIRKAVFWLCRKLNKPILKLTDRDYNDNLMSNLVTTKGPASQINIKVFNDLQHTISGWPGGKPNADDSTRPERAKPYPKRVVVFSPHPDDDVISMGGTLARLSEQGHDIYMAYETSGNIAVFDHDVVRYLDFIRESAGLFGFSDEKAKKLFTDIKAALAKKHPGEADPMIVRQIKTVIRRGEARSACRYLGIPESHVNFLALPFYETGGVKKNPLSRKDIDIVKKLLEKVKPHQIFAAGDLSDPHGTHRVCFQAVIAACNELKKESWFKDCRLWMYRGAWQEWDVAEEEMAVPLSPEEVKIKRDAIYRHQSQKDYPLFPGSDAREFWLRAEERNHNTAVIFDKLGMAEYQAIELFVKYKF from the coding sequence ATGTTTCTAACATCAAGTTTTTCAAAGAGGTATGAAAAATTACCTGTAACCATCTTCAATGAGGCCACTGATGCGGCCAAAATTGTTGTGGAGGATATTATTAAAAAATCACAAGAGAAGGCAAAGAAAGGAGAGAATCTGGTTCTTGCTTTAGCATCTACATCTGCGTGTCTATCAGTTTATGATGAGATGATTAAGGCCGTTAAGGCTAAGAAATTAAGCTTCAAGAATATTGAAGTGTTTGACATGGATGATTATTACCCTTTGGACCGCAATGAGTTGCAAAGTCATTACAGATTTATCAAAGAGTGTTTGGTTGATGAGGTTGACATACCCGCAAAGAACGTCCATTATATTAAGAGCAATAAGATGGATGATGTCCAGAAATATTGCAAAGGTTTTGAGGATGAAATAGCAAAGGCCGGAGGCATAGACGTTTTGATTACCAGCAACATGGGAATGAATGAGCCTGCTTCTGCATACAACTCTGAAACCAGAATGATTGCGCTTAACTACTCTTCCAGAGTGGCTGCAGCAAGTGATTTCTTTGGCGTAGAGGATGTTCCCTATTATGCTATTACAATGGGAATTGCAACAATTCTTAAGTCAAAGGAAATTTATTTTCTAGCTTGGGGAGAAGGTTCCGGAAATGCAGTAAAGTCTTTGGTAGAGGGTGAAGTTGACAGCATGAATCCATCATCTTACCTGCAGGAACATAAGAACATACACGTTTTCATAGATAACTCTGCATCAGTCAAGCTTACAAGAATTGATACTCCTTGGCTTACAGATAAAGTTGAGTGGACTCCTTATCTTATTAGAAAGGCCGTGTTCTGGCTTTGCAGAAAATTGAACAAGCCTATTCTTAAACTTACAGATAGAGATTACAATGATAATTTGATGTCAAATCTTGTCACCACAAAAGGTCCTGCAAGCCAGATTAACATTAAGGTGTTCAATGATTTGCAGCACACGATCAGCGGCTGGCCTGGTGGAAAACCAAATGCAGATGATTCTACCCGTCCCGAGCGCGCCAAACCTTATCCAAAGAGAGTTGTTGTATTCAGTCCGCACCCTGATGATGATGTAATTTCCATGGGCGGTACTCTTGCCAGACTTTCTGAACAAGGACATGACATTTACATGGCTTATGAAACAAGCGGCAACATTGCTGTTTTTGATCATGATGTTGTAAGATATTTGGATTTCATTAGAGAGAGCGCCGGCCTTTTTGGATTCTCAGATGAGAAAGCAAAGAAGCTTTTCACGGACATTAAAGCTGCCCTTGCAAAGAAACATCCCGGTGAGGCTGACCCAATGATTGTCAGACAGATAAAGACGGTTATCCGCCGCGGTGAAGCACGTTCTGCCTGCCGTTACCTTGGAATTCCTGAGAGCCACGTTAACTTCCTTGCATTGCCTTTCTATGAGACCGGCGGTGTCAAGAAAAATCCTCTTAGCAGAAAAGATATAGATATTGTAAAGAAACTTTTGGAGAAAGTAAAGCCTCATCAGATTTTTGCTGCTGGTGATTTATCAGATCCACATGGAACACATAGAGTTTGTTTCCAGGCAGTTATAGCTGCATGTAATGAGCTTAAGAAGGAGTCATGGTTTAAAGATTGCCGTCTTTGGATGTACAGAGGCGCATGGCAGGAGTGGGATGTTGCAGAGGAGGAGATGGCTGTTCCATTGAGCCCGGAAGAGGTTAAGATTAAGAGAGATGCAATCTACCGTCACCAGTCTCAGAAGGACTATCCATTGTTCCCCGGTTCAGATGCACGTGAATTTTGGCTGAGAGCGGAAGAGAGAAACCACAATACGGCGGTAATATTTGACAAGCTGGGAATGGCTGAGTACCAGGCCATTGAGCTTTTTGTTAAATACAAATTTTAA
- the kdsA gene encoding 3-deoxy-8-phosphooctulonate synthase produces the protein MGNVKDYKNGMFFLIAGPCVVEGEEITFEIAKKLKEITEKYKVPFIFKASYKKANRSSISSFTGIGDKEALTILQNIKKELGVAIVTDIHSVQEADMAASYDVDMLQIPAFLCRQTELLEAAAKTGKYVNIKKGQFLSPESMQFAAKKVTDSGNMKVVLTERGTTFGYNDLVVDFKSIPKMQKFGFPVVLDVTHSLQKPNQTSGITGGEPWLIPHIAKAGLAVGADGLFMETHPCPEHAKSDGANMLKLSLMEPLIEQLVTLRKALK, from the coding sequence ATCGGCAATGTAAAGGATTACAAAAACGGAATGTTTTTTCTTATTGCCGGCCCTTGCGTAGTTGAGGGTGAGGAGATTACATTTGAGATTGCTAAAAAGCTAAAGGAAATCACTGAGAAATATAAGGTGCCTTTCATATTCAAAGCATCTTATAAAAAAGCAAACCGTTCCAGCATATCTTCATTTACAGGGATTGGTGATAAAGAGGCGCTTACAATACTTCAAAATATTAAGAAAGAATTGGGCGTTGCAATAGTTACAGATATTCACAGTGTGCAGGAGGCTGATATGGCAGCCTCTTATGATGTTGATATGTTGCAGATTCCAGCATTTTTGTGCAGACAGACTGAATTGCTTGAGGCTGCTGCAAAGACGGGGAAATATGTGAATATTAAAAAGGGACAGTTCTTATCCCCTGAATCAATGCAGTTTGCAGCAAAGAAAGTTACAGATTCCGGCAACATGAAAGTTGTTCTTACTGAGAGAGGAACGACATTTGGATATAATGATTTGGTTGTAGACTTCAAGAGCATTCCAAAAATGCAGAAGTTTGGATTTCCTGTAGTTCTGGATGTTACGCACTCTTTGCAAAAGCCCAATCAGACTAGCGGAATAACGGGCGGAGAGCCTTGGCTTATTCCACATATTGCAAAGGCGGGACTTGCCGTTGGTGCGGACGGATTGTTTATGGAAACTCATCCTTGCCCCGAGCATGCAAAGTCAGATGGTGCAAATATGCTGAAACTAAGTTTAATGGAACCTCTTATTGAACAGCTGGTTACATTAAGGAAAGCTCTTAAGTAA
- a CDS encoding replication-associated recombination protein A, with translation MSDENVNIASGNRIPLAERIRPKSLEDYVGQEHLVGKGAILRNMIDTGNISSFILWGPPGVGKTTLAYIISKQLNRPFFSLSAVSSGVKEVRDVIAKAKDKNLFSRQTPILFIDEIHRFSKSQQDALLGAVEDGTIILIGATTENPSFEVISPLLSRCQVYVLKELTVGNLDTLLTRALEKDEYLKTLNIKVKEKEALFRYSGGDARKLLNVLEIITSTYETSQTDSAKSGKKKTVLVIDNELVTNRLQENMAMYDKNGEQHYDIISAFIKSMRGSDPNAAVYWIARMLKGGEDPLFIARRMVILAAEDIGLANPNALLLAQSTFAAVQQIGLPEGRIPLTECAIYLATSPKSNSVITAIDGATAYVEQTGDLSVPLHLRNAPTKLMKELGYSDGYKYAHEYAGNFADLEFLPDEMSGTKIYDPGENKKEDEIRQRMRRFWPKYKY, from the coding sequence ATGAGTGATGAGAATGTAAATATTGCAAGCGGTAACCGCATTCCGCTGGCGGAGCGCATAAGGCCCAAGAGCTTAGAGGACTATGTGGGCCAGGAGCATCTTGTAGGCAAGGGCGCCATCCTGCGGAATATGATTGATACCGGGAATATTTCGTCCTTCATTTTGTGGGGCCCTCCTGGAGTTGGAAAGACAACGCTGGCCTATATTATTTCCAAGCAGCTCAACCGTCCGTTTTTTTCTTTATCTGCGGTAAGCTCTGGAGTTAAGGAAGTTAGGGATGTAATAGCAAAAGCTAAGGATAAAAATTTATTCTCCCGACAGACCCCTATTCTTTTCATTGACGAAATTCATCGTTTTAGCAAATCTCAGCAAGATGCGCTGCTTGGCGCTGTAGAAGACGGTACTATTATTCTGATTGGTGCAACAACGGAAAATCCTTCATTTGAAGTGATTAGCCCATTATTGAGCCGCTGCCAGGTATACGTGCTGAAAGAGTTAACTGTCGGGAACTTAGACACTTTGCTTACCCGCGCCCTTGAAAAAGACGAATACCTTAAAACTCTCAATATTAAGGTAAAAGAGAAAGAGGCTCTGTTCAGATATAGCGGCGGTGATGCACGCAAGTTGCTGAATGTCTTGGAGATAATCACAAGCACTTATGAAACGTCACAGACGGACAGTGCAAAATCAGGCAAAAAGAAAACTGTGCTCGTCATTGACAATGAACTTGTAACCAATAGGTTGCAGGAGAACATGGCTATGTATGACAAGAACGGAGAGCAACATTATGATATAATTTCCGCTTTCATAAAAAGCATGCGCGGTTCCGATCCTAATGCTGCAGTTTATTGGATTGCAAGGATGTTGAAAGGCGGAGAAGATCCTCTGTTCATTGCGCGACGGATGGTAATACTTGCCGCAGAGGATATTGGCCTGGCAAATCCAAACGCGCTTCTTCTTGCGCAATCAACGTTCGCAGCTGTTCAGCAAATTGGGCTTCCGGAGGGACGCATTCCACTTACGGAGTGTGCTATCTATCTGGCAACCAGCCCAAAGAGCAACTCTGTCATTACTGCTATTGACGGTGCTACAGCTTATGTAGAACAAACTGGTGATTTGTCTGTTCCGCTGCATCTAAGGAATGCCCCTACCAAACTCATGAAAGAACTTGGGTACTCAGACGGTTACAAATACGCGCATGAATACGCGGGCAATTTTGCAGACCTTGAGTTCTTGCCCGATGAGATGAGCGGTACCAAAATCTATGATCCGGGGGAGAATAAGAAGGAAGATGAGATTCGTCAGAGAATGAGGCGTTTCTGGCCTAAGTATAAATATTAA